Proteins encoded in a region of the Pelobates fuscus isolate aPelFus1 chromosome 11, aPelFus1.pri, whole genome shotgun sequence genome:
- the LOC134578141 gene encoding small ribosomal subunit protein uS3-like, producing MESGAKGCEVVVSGKLRGQRAKSMKFVDGLMIHSGDPVNYYVDTAVCHVLLRQGVLGIKVKIMLPWDPSGKISPKKPLPDHVSIVEPKEEILPTTPISEQKGTKPEQQSQPPAMPQPVPTA from the coding sequence ATGGAGAGTGGCGCCAAGGGTTGTGAAGTTGTTGTGTCCGGCAAGCTGCGTGGTCAGAGAGCCAAGTCCATGAAGTTTGTGGATGGCTTGATGATCCACAGTGGAGACCCTGTCAACTACTACGTGGATACAGCTGTATGCCATGTGCTCCTCCGGCAAGGTGTGCTCGGCATCAAGGTAAAGATCATGCTGCCATGGGACCCAAGTGGAAAGATTAGCCCCAAGAAGCCCTTACCTGATCATGTCAGCATTGTCGAGCCCAAAGAAGAGATTCTGCCCACCACCCCCATCTCTGAGCAGAAAGGAACCAAGCCAGAGCAGCAGTCCCAGCCACCCGCCATGCCCCAGCCTGTTCCTACTGCATAG